The following proteins are co-located in the Anser cygnoides isolate HZ-2024a breed goose chromosome 2, Taihu_goose_T2T_genome, whole genome shotgun sequence genome:
- the CCDC102B gene encoding coiled-coil domain-containing protein 102B isoform X3 — protein sequence MNQNMNIGSVQKIMEETQVFRTQPRQPYKSAEVCQPDGNMCNSNLPSQHFYPYSSNYTCMHMNYNSDLEIFEAVKIRELEEVKARAAQMEKTMRWWSDCTANWREKWSKVRAERNKAREEARQLRIKLDNVVKEMSMLKKLNQDLVSEKEKLENVTTWKTECSCSEISHIKQDLNQLTFPEQEPVKELSKASKIPVAEDTKKDVEIIKDSLRSNQNKKITLKHSDSIPCGIASIYLEERKKSLDNIDQTSENDLIHVSVLHLHLAELQKILQKEREMNVFLEKEVERTTNELSLWKWKYEELRQSKLESLNQVLDGPTSGNVYLDLLLTNMEESNWRCDGGRNSTEVSLLGKSSLLHLTLDV from the exons ATGAATCAAAACATGAACATAGGCTCTGTTCAGAAAATAATGGAAGAGACGCAGGTTTTTAGGACCCAGCCAAGACAACCTTATAAATCAGCTGAAGTTTGCCAACCAGATGGCAATATGTGTAATTCAAATCTTCCATCTCAACATTTCTATCCATATTCATCTAATTATACATGTATGCATATGAATTACAACAGCGATTTGGAAATTTTTGAAGCAGTAAAAATTCGGGAACTAGAAGAAGTTAAAGCCAGAGCTGCACAAATGGAGAAGACCATGCGCTGGTGGTCAGATTGTACTGCTAACTGGAGGGAGAAATGGAGCAAAGTtagagcagaaagaaataaagcccGAGAGGAAGCAAGGCAATTGAGAATAAAATTAGACAATGTTGTAAAAGAAATGAGTATGCTTAAAAAGTTAAATCAAGATTTAGtaagtgagaaggaaaaattagaaaatgtaaCTACTTGGAAAACAGAATGCAGTTGCTCAGAAATATCGCATATAAAACAAGACCTAAACCAGTTAACATTTCCAGAACAAGAACCTGTGAAAGAACTGAGCAAAGCCAGCAAGATTCCTGTGGCCGAAGACACAAAGAAG gatGTGGAAATAATCAAAGATTCTTTAAGAagcaatcaaaataaaaaaataactctaAAGCACTCTGATTCCATTCCCTGTGGAATTGCCAGTATTTATTTGGAGGAACGAAAAAAAAGTCTGGACAATATAGACCAGACATCAGAGAATGATTTAATACATGTTTCTGTCTTGCATTTGCATTTGGCTGAGTTACAGAAAATCttacagaaggaaagaga aatgaatgtatttctggaaaaagaagtgGAAAGGACAACAAATGAATTATCTctttggaaatggaaatatGAAGAACTAAGACAATCTAAGCTGGAAAGTCTGAACCAG GTATTAGATGGACCAACCAGTGGCAATGTATACCTGGATCTGCTGTTAACTAATATGGAGGAAAGTAATTGGAGATGTGATG GTGGAAGAAATTCCACTGAAGTGAGTCTTCTGGGCAAATCAAGCCTTCTACATCTCACTTTAGACGTTTAA
- the CCDC102B gene encoding coiled-coil domain-containing protein 102B isoform X5 encodes MNQNMNIGSVQKIMEETQVFRTQPRQPYKSAEVCQPDGNMCNSNLPSQHFYPYSSNYTCMHMNYNSDLEIFEAVKIRELEEVKARAAQMEKTMRWWSDCTANWREKWSKVRAERNKAREEARQLRIKLDNVVKEMSMLKKLNQDLVSEKEKLENVTTWKTECSCSEISHIKQDLNQLTFPEQEPVKELSKASKIPVAEDTKKDVEIIKDSLRSNQNKKITLKHSDSIPCGIASIYLEERKKSLDNIDQTSENDLIHVSVLHLHLAELQKILQKEREMNVFLEKEVERTTNELSLWKWKYEELRQSKLESLNQVLDGPTSGNVYLDLLLTNMEESNWRCDGGKAEA; translated from the exons ATGAATCAAAACATGAACATAGGCTCTGTTCAGAAAATAATGGAAGAGACGCAGGTTTTTAGGACCCAGCCAAGACAACCTTATAAATCAGCTGAAGTTTGCCAACCAGATGGCAATATGTGTAATTCAAATCTTCCATCTCAACATTTCTATCCATATTCATCTAATTATACATGTATGCATATGAATTACAACAGCGATTTGGAAATTTTTGAAGCAGTAAAAATTCGGGAACTAGAAGAAGTTAAAGCCAGAGCTGCACAAATGGAGAAGACCATGCGCTGGTGGTCAGATTGTACTGCTAACTGGAGGGAGAAATGGAGCAAAGTtagagcagaaagaaataaagcccGAGAGGAAGCAAGGCAATTGAGAATAAAATTAGACAATGTTGTAAAAGAAATGAGTATGCTTAAAAAGTTAAATCAAGATTTAGtaagtgagaaggaaaaattagaaaatgtaaCTACTTGGAAAACAGAATGCAGTTGCTCAGAAATATCGCATATAAAACAAGACCTAAACCAGTTAACATTTCCAGAACAAGAACCTGTGAAAGAACTGAGCAAAGCCAGCAAGATTCCTGTGGCCGAAGACACAAAGAAG gatGTGGAAATAATCAAAGATTCTTTAAGAagcaatcaaaataaaaaaataactctaAAGCACTCTGATTCCATTCCCTGTGGAATTGCCAGTATTTATTTGGAGGAACGAAAAAAAAGTCTGGACAATATAGACCAGACATCAGAGAATGATTTAATACATGTTTCTGTCTTGCATTTGCATTTGGCTGAGTTACAGAAAATCttacagaaggaaagaga aatgaatgtatttctggaaaaagaagtgGAAAGGACAACAAATGAATTATCTctttggaaatggaaatatGAAGAACTAAGACAATCTAAGCTGGAAAGTCTGAACCAG GTATTAGATGGACCAACCAGTGGCAATGTATACCTGGATCTGCTGTTAACTAATATGGAGGAAAGTAATTGGAGATGTGATG
- the CCDC102B gene encoding coiled-coil domain-containing protein 102B isoform X4: protein MNQNMNIGSVQKIMEETQVFRTQPRQPYKSAEVCQPDGNMCNSNLPSQHFYPYSSNYTCMHMNYNSDLEIFEAVKIRELEEVKARAAQMEKTMRWWSDCTANWREKWSKVRAERNKAREEARQLRIKLDNVVKEMSMLKKLNQDLVSEKEKLENVTTWKTECSCSEISHIKQDLNQLTFPEQEPVKELSKASKIPVAEDTKKDVEIIKDSLRSNQNKKITLKHSDSIPCGIASIYLEERKKSLDNIDQTSENDLIHVSVLHLHLAELQKILQKEREMNVFLEKEVERTTNELSLWKWKYEELRQSKLESLNQDHRIIQAGRNLLRSLIQSWIISEIRSGCSGLCSVRS from the exons ATGAATCAAAACATGAACATAGGCTCTGTTCAGAAAATAATGGAAGAGACGCAGGTTTTTAGGACCCAGCCAAGACAACCTTATAAATCAGCTGAAGTTTGCCAACCAGATGGCAATATGTGTAATTCAAATCTTCCATCTCAACATTTCTATCCATATTCATCTAATTATACATGTATGCATATGAATTACAACAGCGATTTGGAAATTTTTGAAGCAGTAAAAATTCGGGAACTAGAAGAAGTTAAAGCCAGAGCTGCACAAATGGAGAAGACCATGCGCTGGTGGTCAGATTGTACTGCTAACTGGAGGGAGAAATGGAGCAAAGTtagagcagaaagaaataaagcccGAGAGGAAGCAAGGCAATTGAGAATAAAATTAGACAATGTTGTAAAAGAAATGAGTATGCTTAAAAAGTTAAATCAAGATTTAGtaagtgagaaggaaaaattagaaaatgtaaCTACTTGGAAAACAGAATGCAGTTGCTCAGAAATATCGCATATAAAACAAGACCTAAACCAGTTAACATTTCCAGAACAAGAACCTGTGAAAGAACTGAGCAAAGCCAGCAAGATTCCTGTGGCCGAAGACACAAAGAAG gatGTGGAAATAATCAAAGATTCTTTAAGAagcaatcaaaataaaaaaataactctaAAGCACTCTGATTCCATTCCCTGTGGAATTGCCAGTATTTATTTGGAGGAACGAAAAAAAAGTCTGGACAATATAGACCAGACATCAGAGAATGATTTAATACATGTTTCTGTCTTGCATTTGCATTTGGCTGAGTTACAGAAAATCttacagaaggaaagaga aatgaatgtatttctggaaaaagaagtgGAAAGGACAACAAATGAATTATCTctttggaaatggaaatatGAAGAACTAAGACAATCTAAGCTGGAAAGTCTGAACCAG GACCATAGAATAATTCAAGCTGGAAGGAACCTATTGAGGTCTCTGATCCAGAGTTGGATCATCTCTGAGATCAGATCTGGCTGCTCAGGATTATGTTCAGTAAGGTCTTGA
- the CCDC102B gene encoding coiled-coil domain-containing protein 102B isoform X6 has protein sequence MNQNMNIGSVQKIMEETQVFRTQPRQPYKSAEVCQPDGNMCNSNLPSQHFYPYSSNYTCMHMNYNSDLEIFEAVKIRELEEVKARAAQMEKTMRWWSDCTANWREKWSKVRAERNKAREEARQLRIKLDNVVKEMSMLKKLNQDLVSEKEKLENVTTWKTECSCSEISHIKQDLNQLTFPEQEPVKELSKASKIPVAEDTKKDVEIIKDSLRSNQNKKITLKHSDSIPCGIASIYLEERKKSLDNIDQTSENDLIHVSVLHLHLAELQKILQKEREMNVFLEKEVERTTNELSLWKWKYEELRQSKLESLNQVKETEENEFWIWDRRKFFKCCWRLHQDSE, from the exons ATGAATCAAAACATGAACATAGGCTCTGTTCAGAAAATAATGGAAGAGACGCAGGTTTTTAGGACCCAGCCAAGACAACCTTATAAATCAGCTGAAGTTTGCCAACCAGATGGCAATATGTGTAATTCAAATCTTCCATCTCAACATTTCTATCCATATTCATCTAATTATACATGTATGCATATGAATTACAACAGCGATTTGGAAATTTTTGAAGCAGTAAAAATTCGGGAACTAGAAGAAGTTAAAGCCAGAGCTGCACAAATGGAGAAGACCATGCGCTGGTGGTCAGATTGTACTGCTAACTGGAGGGAGAAATGGAGCAAAGTtagagcagaaagaaataaagcccGAGAGGAAGCAAGGCAATTGAGAATAAAATTAGACAATGTTGTAAAAGAAATGAGTATGCTTAAAAAGTTAAATCAAGATTTAGtaagtgagaaggaaaaattagaaaatgtaaCTACTTGGAAAACAGAATGCAGTTGCTCAGAAATATCGCATATAAAACAAGACCTAAACCAGTTAACATTTCCAGAACAAGAACCTGTGAAAGAACTGAGCAAAGCCAGCAAGATTCCTGTGGCCGAAGACACAAAGAAG gatGTGGAAATAATCAAAGATTCTTTAAGAagcaatcaaaataaaaaaataactctaAAGCACTCTGATTCCATTCCCTGTGGAATTGCCAGTATTTATTTGGAGGAACGAAAAAAAAGTCTGGACAATATAGACCAGACATCAGAGAATGATTTAATACATGTTTCTGTCTTGCATTTGCATTTGGCTGAGTTACAGAAAATCttacagaaggaaagaga aatgaatgtatttctggaaaaagaagtgGAAAGGACAACAAATGAATTATCTctttggaaatggaaatatGAAGAACTAAGACAATCTAAGCTGGAAAGTCTGAACCAG